The genomic interval TCCGCCGCGCCCGCACCCGTTCCCTGCGTATGGTGGAGGACCTGATCGACGAGCACCGCCGCCACACTCCTGAAACGGCCGGACGCGCCCCTGACCTCATCGACGACCTGCTGGCCGCGCAGGCAGCGGATCCAGCGTTCTGGTCGGACCTGGACGTGAGAATGGCAGCCATCGGGGCGTTCGTGGCCGGGATGGACACCGCCGCGAACACCCTCGCGTTCGTGCTGTACCGCCTGGGGCGCCACCCCGAATACGCCGTGGACCTCATGGCGGAAGCCGACCGGGTCTTCGCGGACGGCCCGCCCCATCCGGACGTACTGGCGGATCTGCCGCATCTGCACCGGTTCGTGCTGGAGTGCCTGCGCCTGCACCCGATAGCCCCGGCCCTCACGCGCACGCTGACGCAGGACGTGACGTTCGCGGGCTACACCATCCCTGCCGGTCGGCAGGTGATCATTGCCACGACCGTGCCTCACGGCCTGCCGGACTGCTACCCGGACCCGGCACACTTCGACCCGGACCGGTTCGCGCCGGGCCGCATGGAGCACCGGCGCCCGGGGGTGTTCGCCCCATACGGGGTGGGCACGCACGTGTGTGCCGGCAGCGGCATGGCGGAGGGCCTGATCCTGCTGAATCTCGCGGCCATCCTGCGCACCCTGGATCTCGAGGGGGACCCCACCTACCAGTTAAGGGAGGTGGCGCGGCCCACCGCGAGCCCCGATGACCGCCTGACGCTGCGGGTCCGGTCGGTCCGGCACCGGGCAGTCAGCCTGCTCGCCTGACCTGCCCAGGTCTGGACTGAACCGCAGAGCTGAGCGGCTCAGAGCGCGGGCGGGGGCAGCGTAAAGCTTCTGGTCGTGGCCGTGAGGAGGGGCGGCACGCAGCACGGGCCACCGGTCAGGGCCGCCGGCCGCCTGCCTTTCGGGGTCAGCCCCACAGACGCCTCGACCGGCCGCGCGGAGTTGACGCTCAGGGCCGGCTGTCTTGCCAGGCGCCTGTCCTCAGGTTGAGGCTGCCATGAACCGGGCTGCAGCCCACGGGGATTACCGGGCAAAGGCGATGATGAACTGTTCCTGCTCGGTCGTCTCGATGGCGTGGGGGCTGCGGGTCTCCCGCACGAGGTCGATGGCCTGCTGTGCATTCAGGCCCCCCTGGACGAGCAGGCACGCGGCGGTCAGGCCTGCGCGGCCCAGGCCGCCCCGGCAGTGCACCACGACACTCCGGCCGTCCAGCAGGGCCGTCATGAGCTCATCGATGTACGCCGTGAAATCCTGCAGGTTGCGTGGAGCCTGACCGTCAGGAATGGGGTAGGGCGCCACGGCCAGGGCATTCGCGTCGGCAGCGTCGTGATAACCGTCCATGCCGAGGAGGCTGAACTCGAAGTCCTCAATCAGCGGGGCGAGGACATTCACGCCCTGCTGCGCGAGCGTCCGGATGTCGTCGGTCACGCTGCGGTCGTGGGTAAGGCCCGGCTGGTACACGCTGGCGCCTTTCTTGCCGGGGGCGAACGTCAGGCCCAGCCGGCCCGGCCACAGCCCGGTGGGGATCCAGTCCACCCGGATAGGGTTCGTGACGCCGGTCACGCTGGGCTCCTGTCGCGGCGCGGCGTCACAGGTCTCCGGACGCCTGGAGCCAGCGGGCGGCGTCCAGGGCGTGGTAGGTGATGATTGCGTCCGCCCCGGCGCGGCGCATGCCGGTCAGGGTTTCCAGGACGGTCCGGCGTTCGTCCATGAACCCGGCCTGCGCGGCGGCCTTGATCAGGGCGTATTCGCCGCTGACGTTGTACGCCACGACCGGCAGGTCGAATTCGCGTTTCAGGAGGTTCAGGACGTCCAGGTACGCCAGTGCGGGTTTGACCATCAGGGTGTCAGCGCCCTGTTCGGCGTCCAGGCGCGCTTCGCGCAGCGCCTCGCGGTAGCCGCCGGCGGGATCCATCTGGTAGGTGGCGCGGTTGCCGACGCTGGGGGTGCTGCCGGCTGCGTCGCGGAACGGACCGTAGTAGGCGCTGGCGTATTTCACGGCGTAACTCATGATGGGCACGTGCGTGAAGCCGGCTTCGTCCAGGGCGGTGCGGATGGCGGCGACCTGACCGTCCATCATGGCGCTGGGGGCGATCACGTCGGCGCCCGCGCGGGCCTGCGAGACGGCGGTCTGTGCCAGCAGGTTCAGGCTGGCGTCGTTGTCGACGGTCCAGGCGTCCGGGCCGCTGAGGCCGGGGACTTCGCACAGGGGGCCGCAGTGGCCGTGGTCGGTGTATTCGCACAGGCAGGTGTCGGCAATCACGGTGATGCCCGGCACGGCCGCCTTGATGGCGCGAGTCGCCCGCTGGATGACGCCTTCGTCGGCGTACGCCTCCGTGCCCAGGGCGTCCTTGTGATCGGGGATGCCGAACAGGATGACGCTGGGAATACCCAGGCTCAGGGCGAGCGCGGCCTGCTGCACGGCGCTGTCGATGGAGTGGCGGTGCACGCCGGGCATGGTGCTGATCGGGGTGACGTCACTGCATTCGTGCACGAAGATGGGATGAATGAACTGGGTGGGGTGCAGCTGCACTTCGCGGGTCAGGGCGCGCAGGGCAGGTGTGCGGCGCAGGCGGCGGGGGCGGTCTCTCATGCCTTCACGCTAGCGCGTGTGTGGGGGGAGAAATGGCATCCGCCCCGGTGGGGGCCGGGGCGGGTTCCGGGTGCGCGGACGGGGTTACGCGGTGCCGAGGAGGCGGCGCACGGCGAAACGGATGCGGCCCAGGCTGCTGACGTCGTCGAAGGCGGTCAGGAGAATCTGGTTGCCGTGCGGGGTGAGGAGAACCGGGCCGCCGTCGACGTCCAGCAGGAGTTCCTGCCAGTCACCGGTGTTCAGATTGCTTTGCAGGCTGCCGATCACGGCGCGGCCGGCGGCGATCAGGGTGAGTTCGGCGGGGAGATTGGCTTCGTGCAGGCCGGCCTTGGCGATCACGCGGCCGTCCAGGTCGACCAGGGCGGTGTGTCGCACGCCGCGCACTTCCAGGAGGCTGTCGATCATGTGGTTTCCGGGCGGGGCAGGTTGAGGTCCAGGGCGACGCGGGCGAGGGTCTGCTGGGCGGTGCGGGTGTCGGTGCCGCGGGTCATGGCGGCGCCCAGGATGAAGTCGCCGGTGGTGACGGCCACGACTTCGACCCGTTCGCTGGTGAAGGCGATGCGGGTGACCTCGCCGGCGCCGAGGCGGCGGCCCGTGCGGTCAAGCTGGGTGCGTAGCGCGGCCAGTTCGGCTGCCATGCCGTCGCCGCCGTCACCGTGGGATTCGAGGGCGAGGCCGTCCGGGCCGACGACGGCGGCAGCGATCACGCCGGGCAGGGTGCGCAGGGGGTCGAGGATCACAGCTGGGCCTCCAGTTTGCGGGCGGTATCGCGGCCGTACAGTCGGGCCTGGCCGAGGTTGCCGCGGCCGTCGACGGCGAGCAGCAGGAAGTAGTCGCTCTTGATGGGGTGCAGGTAGACGCTGAGGCGTTCGCCACGCAGGTACAGTTCACGGGGCTGCCCGCCCTGGAGGGTGTCGGTGTACACGGTCTGAGTAACGCGGTACAGGCCGGCGTGTTCGGCGATCAGGAGGCTGAGGTCGGCGTCCAGGGTCGCGTGGCCTTCGATGAGCAGGCCGTCCAGTCCGCCAATGGCGGCGGCCCAGGCGCCGTCGACGTCCTTCACGAGTTGCGTGAGTTGGTCAAGCATGTGGGGTCATGATATGCCGCGCCAGGGTCGGGGGTACCGGGGGCGTCTGGGGGGGTGCGGCCCGGCAGGTCCGGCTGACTGGCTGCTGTCTCCGGCGGGGGCAGTCTGGAGGGGGTCCGGGGGGCGCCGGTGTTCGGTGTGGTGCGGGGTTTCGGGCTATAATAGGGGCATTGAGGAATCCGATTCTATTACGCTTTAGACATAATTCTGTGGTAGAATCAATGCATTCCCGGAACGGCCGGGCCTCGACATTCCGGACTGGGGCGGCAGAGCAGCGCCGCCGCAGCCACACGACTGGAGCCACATGACTGGAATCTATCCCGTTGACATCACCAGTGAAGTCAAGACCAACTTCATCAACTACGCCATGAACGTGATCGTGGACCGCGCGCTGCCCGACGTGCGCGACGGTCTGAAGCCCGTGCAGCGCCGAATCATGTACGCCATGATGCTCGAAGGCCTGTATGCCAACCAGAAGCACGCCAAAAGTGCCTCGGTGGTCGGCGAGGTCATGAAAAAGTACCACCCGCACGGCGACTCGTCCATCTACGACGCCATGGTCCGCCTGGGCCAGTGGTGGAACATGCGCTACCCCCTGGTGCACCCCCAGGGAAACTTCGGTTCCATTGACGGTGACCCGCCCGCCGCCATGCGTTACACCGAAGCCCGCATGACCAAGGTCGCCGAGGAAGTCCTCGCCGACCTGGAGAAGAAAACCGTCGATCTGAAGCCCAACTACGACGAAACCACCGAGGAACCAAGCGTGCTGCCCAGCGCAGTGCCGAACCTCCTGATCAACGGGGCGTCCGGAATCGCGGTGGGCATGGCGACGAACATTCCGCCGCACAACCTCACCGAGATCTGCAACGGGCTGCTGGCCCTGATCGACGACCCGGCCATCGGCCTGGACGACATGATGACCCACGTGCAGGGCCCGGACTTCCCCACGGGCGGACGCATCAGCCGCGCCGGGATCCGTGAGGCCTACGCCACCGGTCACGGCGGCCTGAAGGTGCGCGGCAAGGCCCGTATCGACGAGAAGAACGGCCGCACACAGATCATCATCAGCGAGATTCCGTACCAGGTGAACAAGACCAACCTGATCCAGACGATCAGCGCCATGTACAAAGCCGGGAAGATTCCGGACATCGCCGCGTTGCGCGACGAGTCCGACCGCAAGGACCCGGTCCGGATCGTGATCGACCTGAAACGCGGAGCAATTCCCACCCTGGTCCTGAACCAGCTGTACAAGTACACGCAGCTGCAGGGCACCTTCACGGTCATCAACCTCAGCATCGTGAACGGCGAGCCGCGCGTGCTGCCCCTGATCGACACCATGCGCTACTTCCTGGAGCACCGCCGGGACGTCGTGACACGGCGCACGCAGTACGAGCTTGACAAGGCGATGGAACGGGCCCACATCCTGGAAGGCCTGCTCAAGGCGCTCGATCACATCGACGAGGTCATCAGCCTGATCCGCGCGAGCAACACGGGCGCCGAGGCACGTGACTCGCTCATGGCGCGCTTCGGCCTGACCGAGGTGCAGTCCCAGGCCATCCTGGATATGCGTCTGCAGCGCCTCGTGGGCCTGGAGCGCGAGAAACTGCAGGGCGAATACGACGAACTGCAGAAGGCCATCACGTTCCTGCGCTCGATTCTGGGTGACGAGAAGCTGCTGTGGCGCGAGATCAAGAAGGAAATCCGGCACGTGCGTGACAGCTACGGCGACGAGCGCCGCAGCACCATCACGCTGCTCGAAGAGGACATCAGCAAGGAGGACCTGATCGCGGTGGAGGACATGGTGATCACCATGACCAAGGCCGGGTACCTCAAGCGCACGAAGCTGGACGCCTACCGCGCGCAGAGCCGCGGCGGGCGCGGCGCGAGCGGCGGCAAGCTGCGCGAGGAGGACGTGAATACCCGCGTGTTCGTGGGCTCCACCCATGACTACCTGCTGTTCTTCACCGACCAGGGCCGCGTCTTCCACGAGAAGATCTACGACCTGCCCGAAGCCGGCCGTGACGCGAAGGGCACGCACATCCGCAACCTGCTGCCCGGCCTGCGTGAGGAGGAGAACGTCGCCTCGGTGCTGAGCGTGAGGGGCTTCGATGAGGAGGGGTGCTTCATCTTCGCGACCCGCAAGGGCATCGTGAAGAAGACCCTGATCACGGACTACGGGAACATCACGTCCGCAGGTCTGATCGCCATCAACCTGCAGCCCGGTGACGAGCTGATCAGCGTTGGTCTGGTGCTGGACGGTGATCACGTGGTGCTGGCCACGCGCAACGGCAAGGCCATGCGTTTTGAGAGCAGTGAGGTGCGTGACACGGGCCGCGCCACCCAGGGCGTGATCGGTATCCGTCTGCGTGATGGTGAGGACGACGCGGTGGTCAGCATGGCACTGGTGCCCGGCAGTGACGTGGACAGCGAACTGCTGGCGGTCAGTGAGTGCGGGCTGGGCAAGCGCACGCCTGTGGGCGATTACCCCGCCAAGGGGCGCGGCGGTATGGGTGTCATCACGCTGGACGTGACGGAGAAGACCGGGAAGCTCGTGACGCTGGCGCGCGTGGCTGGAAACGAGGAACTGATGGTGCTGACGGAGAAGGGCACCGTCATCCGCACGCGTGTGGAGGAGGTCCGCGTAACGGGCCGGAACGCTCAGGGCGTG from Deinococcus taeanensis carries:
- the gyrA gene encoding DNA gyrase subunit A, whose product is MTGIYPVDITSEVKTNFINYAMNVIVDRALPDVRDGLKPVQRRIMYAMMLEGLYANQKHAKSASVVGEVMKKYHPHGDSSIYDAMVRLGQWWNMRYPLVHPQGNFGSIDGDPPAAMRYTEARMTKVAEEVLADLEKKTVDLKPNYDETTEEPSVLPSAVPNLLINGASGIAVGMATNIPPHNLTEICNGLLALIDDPAIGLDDMMTHVQGPDFPTGGRISRAGIREAYATGHGGLKVRGKARIDEKNGRTQIIISEIPYQVNKTNLIQTISAMYKAGKIPDIAALRDESDRKDPVRIVIDLKRGAIPTLVLNQLYKYTQLQGTFTVINLSIVNGEPRVLPLIDTMRYFLEHRRDVVTRRTQYELDKAMERAHILEGLLKALDHIDEVISLIRASNTGAEARDSLMARFGLTEVQSQAILDMRLQRLVGLEREKLQGEYDELQKAITFLRSILGDEKLLWREIKKEIRHVRDSYGDERRSTITLLEEDISKEDLIAVEDMVITMTKAGYLKRTKLDAYRAQSRGGRGASGGKLREEDVNTRVFVGSTHDYLLFFTDQGRVFHEKIYDLPEAGRDAKGTHIRNLLPGLREEENVASVLSVRGFDEEGCFIFATRKGIVKKTLITDYGNITSAGLIAINLQPGDELISVGLVLDGDHVVLATRNGKAMRFESSEVRDTGRATQGVIGIRLRDGEDDAVVSMALVPGSDVDSELLAVSECGLGKRTPVGDYPAKGRGGMGVITLDVTEKTGKLVTLARVAGNEELMVLTEKGTVIRTRVEEVRVTGRNAQGVKVINIAERDSVISAFPIRREDEL
- a CDS encoding roadblock/LC7 domain-containing protein, with the translated sequence MLDQLTQLVKDVDGAWAAAIGGLDGLLIEGHATLDADLSLLIAEHAGLYRVTQTVYTDTLQGGQPRELYLRGERLSVYLHPIKSDYFLLLAVDGRGNLGQARLYGRDTARKLEAQL
- a CDS encoding cytochrome P450, translating into MTGAVPLSPAPRVIPSVPGPPVLGSLTQLWPHRLRTFLTRCHETHGPVFHVTGLGRTITVLAGPDANVFAMKEGHRVFRSREAWQPNDQAFGVNRSLISVDGEEHRAFRRVEARTYTRSYLLERLRPALAVVAEDLSALRAGDALPVAAFCKAVITEQLARVVVNGTARPFLPDLLTFVQTTLMVRVTQQRPALAEHLPAFRRARTRSLRMVEDLIDEHRRHTPETAGRAPDLIDDLLAAQAADPAFWSDLDVRMAAIGAFVAGMDTAANTLAFVLYRLGRHPEYAVDLMAEADRVFADGPPHPDVLADLPHLHRFVLECLRLHPIAPALTRTLTQDVTFAGYTIPAGRQVIIATTVPHGLPDCYPDPAHFDPDRFAPGRMEHRRPGVFAPYGVGTHVCAGSGMAEGLILLNLAAILRTLDLEGDPTYQLREVARPTASPDDRLTLRVRSVRHRAVSLLA
- a CDS encoding roadblock/LC7 domain-containing protein; the encoded protein is MIDSLLEVRGVRHTALVDLDGRVIAKAGLHEANLPAELTLIAAGRAVIGSLQSNLNTGDWQELLLDVDGGPVLLTPHGNQILLTAFDDVSSLGRIRFAVRRLLGTA
- the hemB gene encoding porphobilinogen synthase encodes the protein MRDRPRRLRRTPALRALTREVQLHPTQFIHPIFVHECSDVTPISTMPGVHRHSIDSAVQQAALALSLGIPSVILFGIPDHKDALGTEAYADEGVIQRATRAIKAAVPGITVIADTCLCEYTDHGHCGPLCEVPGLSGPDAWTVDNDASLNLLAQTAVSQARAGADVIAPSAMMDGQVAAIRTALDEAGFTHVPIMSYAVKYASAYYGPFRDAAGSTPSVGNRATYQMDPAGGYREALREARLDAEQGADTLMVKPALAYLDVLNLLKREFDLPVVAYNVSGEYALIKAAAQAGFMDERRTVLETLTGMRRAGADAIITYHALDAARWLQASGDL
- a CDS encoding roadblock/LC7 domain-containing protein, which produces MILDPLRTLPGVIAAAVVGPDGLALESHGDGGDGMAAELAALRTQLDRTGRRLGAGEVTRIAFTSERVEVVAVTTGDFILGAAMTRGTDTRTAQQTLARVALDLNLPRPETT
- a CDS encoding cyclin-dependent kinase inhibitor 3 family protein → MTGVTNPIRVDWIPTGLWPGRLGLTFAPGKKGASVYQPGLTHDRSVTDDIRTLAQQGVNVLAPLIEDFEFSLLGMDGYHDAADANALAVAPYPIPDGQAPRNLQDFTAYIDELMTALLDGRSVVVHCRGGLGRAGLTAACLLVQGGLNAQQAIDLVRETRSPHAIETTEQEQFIIAFAR